tgtatttgcatttaacATCTTTTCATGTAAATGCTGTGTACGATTCCATGGAACCCGAAGAGACCCTAGATCCACGGGCGTGGTATGAATGTGTCCATTGTTTCTATTATAATATCTATAGATTAAAACGTTTATAAAAAATGCAGCTTAACAGACGTCTGCTGGCAGgcgtaatagcagtacagtagtatatcatgttagatttcgaaatgttacatttttcatcagttttttgataagtatatggaaaactacaaagcgctggtatgtaattcagtatggtaacttaacattattcagcaggtttcattcgacttcagaagcaaagttagttaattctatagggtgatgcaacactgaTGCTGTACTGCAGTACTCTGAGCTGTGCTAATGGAGGTGTTAAGTGTGGTTGTATTTCAACAGCTTGAGTAAACTAgcaatttatttaaacattttggtCTCGTTGTGCACCCCATGGGCCCAGTTTTCCACTGTGGGCTAATTGCCAAAGTCATACATTCGCTATAGTGGGGCCAATTAAGCTGCGATATTTCCCATAGGGGAAAATAAAGGGCCATGTGTCTTGAATGTCGCATCACAGGGAAGCTGCAGCTGAAGACTGGGTGAAACCTGGGAGACAGGGAGCTGTGACCTAACCCAGGGACTTCAACACGTTTAAAATACACGCAatgacagcagtgtgtgtgtgtgtgtggtgaaatGGGGTAAGGAAAAAACACCAAGCAAAACAAGTCAGCTTTGCACTATAGAAACCTGTGGAAAATGACTGTGAATGTAGCGTGACATGTACTGGAAAATACAACATGATTCTAAATTATGCACAAGCTTTCAGCCTTGAAGGATGGTAAGAAGGAAACACTTTACCAGGAGTTACGAGGCCTGCTTCTCACAATAAAGAGTACAGGGTAAATTCTGAAGCCCTTCTGATACGGATGATTAACTCGATAGGACCAGATTTATACTCTATATAGAACCAGATTTACACAATGCTGTTTAGAGAACATCTACACAATGGGAGCTTCCTTTTCATTCACTTCttattatcattaatattattattgtaagtCAACACTAAGAACAATTACAGGGTAAGGCTCGCCGGTGAATTCAGACTTCGTATTCTACGCAGTCTTTTCCCATTCTATAAGATGTTTGTCActactaagattttttttttttttcacgcttAGTCCAGTTCAAATAAAAGGCTATTTTGAAAAGAGAATGCAGAGCAGGTGGTGTGATTGCTTATAATCGTTACACTTCCATCTTTGTTAGTTTCCTCAATGACTGGCGGGGCAGACACGCAGTCCACTGACCCCTCCTTCTGCTCCGCGGGCAGGTCATCCTCGTCCAGCTCACTCCCATCTCCCAGCGTCACCCTCTCCTCTAACCGGACCACTTTCTGTGCTGTATTAGCTGTGCCGGCGTCTAATGCAGCGTCATGGGGAGGGGAGTTGTTGCTTACAGATACTGGCTCCCTTGGTGTTGCTCCATCCATGGTGTTTGGCACTGCAGGTGGGTCAGCTGTTGCAGAGCTGTTAGTTAACACTGGACCCTTTCCATTGGCCATTTGAGACCCTGGCGTGACTGCAGTATCAGAGTTGGCAAGTCCCTCTGCTATGTGTGTGTGGCCCTCCTGCCCCGTCTCTTGGGTGAGTGCACCAGAGGAAGATCCCTCGTCGTTCACATTGCCGCTGGGATTAGACATGACCACAGACGCAGCTTTTGGTGTTTCATCAAGTATTACGTTATACTTGTTCTGAGATTGGAAGCAGATGCCAGGCTCTTGCTGAAAGAGaagttattaaaatgattaatcTGGGCGACACAACGGATAAAAACAGGATAGTAATGCATCACATGTGATTTATAAATACAGACCAAAAGCTATAATGCTTGTATTTaagttttaaatagaaaatgtgtaGCCTATCCAGTGTGTGTATACTGTAGCGTTACCTGGGTTTCAAGGTTGTCTTTTGGGAACACTTCACTTGCAGCGTGGCTGTTTAGACTCGTCTGAGTGTCCACAGGTGGTTTCAGTGCATTTGTAGTTTCCATATTGCTAAAAGAACGCTCCTTAAATAGAAAAGGCACATGCaagatttaataaaatacaacacacacacaaaaaaaaaaaatcagcatgcacaacttcaacataaaaaaaaaaaaaatcaaacagaaacTAAACTGGTCCCAATGCCCTGAAGGTTAATTTACACCCTTCCTTTCTTTCCTAAAAGCTCCTAACACCAAGAAGGGCTTGGAGATGCAGTAGGAGCCAGCTCACAGTCCTCAAACACTGCCATGGTGGACTGCTTGCAAGAGCTCTCACAACTTCTAATTGTGATTTGACTGAAAGGCTGTCAGAGCAGAGGACATCGCTTCAGGCAGCTCCACTCACTCTGAGGGGCCAGAGCGTGCTGACAAAGAAAGGAAAGGCTTAATTAACTACCAGGGGAACTAACTTTtcaaagcaacacaaaaaaaaacctgagccCAGAAAAGATAAAACATACAGAACACCAAAACTTACTACTGATTGAAAAAACCTGAAGATCAGCGATGTTTCCACAATTTCTCATTGTAACTTGAAGCATGTCAGTATTGTGTATCACAGCAGCTGCTGTTAATGCTGTCTTGGTAACTCTGGGTTTTAATTTACATAACAATATCAGTTACAGTGGGCTAAGCCAGAAAGCCATTAAGTATTGAAACAGTGTTAATCCAATACACTGGCACCTGTCTACCACACTGCATAAAACAACTATTACACAGCACATCTATCCTGAAACTACCAactttaattgtgtgtgtgtgtgtgcgtgcgtgcgtcagtgtgtgtgtgtgtgcgtgcgtcagtgtgtgtgtgtgtgtgcgtgcgtgttttATGAAACTAGCATGCAGGACTAAGATAGATTTTTACAAGGAATGAAAAGTGCTTTCACCACAGGAACTGTTGGCTAATTATTACAGATTCCATTTGCCAGCAGACCTTTCAAGGTTTCAGAAAAGTCTTTGCCGACCTCTTACACAGATGGGTTTTGCACATCACTTTACAGCAATGACTCTAGGTAAGCAAAGTGGTAATTTAATGACAGCTGCTGAAGGGGCTTTACTGGGTGGAAGCAGAAGCATGAACCAGTCAGTGCATTCTCCCAAGAGGAATGGCATGAACCGCTATCACTTCTGAGCTGCATCACATGCCATTTCAAGAGGATCAGTAACCTCGTCACTGCATTCTAGAGGGTTTCATCACTGGCCGCTGTGAGAATACGGGAATGCACTAGTTTAGGGTCTCCAGTGCTACAGACACTCTTCACAATGACAGGGGATATTGTAGCAGCCTGACAGGCGTTCAATAACTGTAGTATTGGCTTTCCTGGGTCTGGGACTTCACCCTGCATTGCCAGCATCATTTGTAGAAATTGTAATTATTTGGCCAAAGAAAGGGGGGTGGAGTTTAATGAACTGTTTTCAATTGTTTTCTGGTTTAAAAGTCATATTTTGAGAGAGCTATTGGTTTTAATTATATGAGCTCATTTTGGTCTTGATAGGTGACTAACATAATTAATAATAGTGACTAGGCAGGGCACAATGTGACCAGTCATTTTTACTGTGACACATCTGAACACCGTTTCCTGTCCGGATTTGCATTCAGCTTTGTTATTAGTAGTATTGGTTATATTAATATTTGTATGCTCACCTGCAGGTCCCTTTCTGTTATGCCAAAGCGAAAGGTTTGCCACAAGCCAACGCTTTGTGGGGACTTGGACAACAGCACAGACACGGGAGCGCTGTGCTCACACACAGCCGCAGCACTGTGACTGCTTTGTAAATGGCATGCAGGGGGGAACTGGAGAACCAGTGAATAGGAGGCCTTCTCCAGCTCGCTGGTTCCAAATGAAACTTCATACGCTGTAGCTGTAAGCACGCTATTGAAGCTCTCGCGGACAATGCCTTTAATATCTATGAACAGAGTAACAGACGTATTATCTTGACTCAAATGGAAAGTAGGGCACCGAGGCTCGCTTTCAGACGGGCAGTCTTCCAAACTCTTCTCAGAAGCTTCGGCTTTAACTCGAGTCTGCAAATGATTTGGCAGTGCGTCGCAGTAATGAGCCGTGCCCGCTGCCACTTCGCTTTTCTTAACGGGGGGAATGGGTTGTGCTTCATCACTTTCATATGGCAGAGTTTTTTCTCCGTCTGAACCGCTTCCTTCCATAGAGTCCTCGCTACGTACCCCTTCCCCCCCTCGGGCTACGCCGCCTGTCGGAAAGGCAGGAAGCTcgcttgtgtttttatttgcagTTGTTCTGAGATTGTCGTGCACCTGGGAATCACAGGCTGGGATTGTGTCACAGCTTCGGCATCCCGCTGTGCCGTTGCTGTCGCTCAGATCCTCCTCCACGGTACCGCCGGGTTCACTTTGCACTTCACAGACCGCCTGACTGCTGGCTTCGGGGACCGCCGGCAGGACAGGTAACGTgacaaccagctgcttcctggCTTTGATGAATGTAGCTGTCCCTTGGTTTTCATTAACAGGATAAGGCAGTGGGAAGTCCAGTCTGTAAGCCGGTTTCTGGGACTGCAATAAGAAGCGGTTCTCGGTCACATCCAGGTCTGCGTCCCCAGCACATTTAAGCAAAGGCAAATCAATGGTAATGACCAACTCTCTGGGTCTGGTGCTGGGCGCAGAGTCTCGGGAGTATCGGTAATCTTGAAAGTCAACGAAAGTCCTGTATTTGATCGCATGAGTTGGGGTGGTGGGTTTGTTTTGCTCGTCCGAGTCTGATTTAATTTCGCCCTTCACGTTCCCGGCTTCATTTCGGCTCTCCTCCGCTCCGTTGCCGGCAGCACGGTGTGTGTTACTGTCATAGGGGTAAGGGAATTGCAAAGCGCCCTCGTCATTCGGCTCAGTTGACGGCTCCGCTTCTTTCGCACCGGACAGCGGTTTGCGAATGACAGTGGGGTGGGGGGCGCCTTTGTACTTCGTTTTCAAGGTCTTGGTGTTTTTCTTGTCCAGTTTCACATTAAATTGCTTCTGGATCGCCTCGATGGCCGTCTCATCGACCATTTTCTTAAACCTGTCGTTTCTCCCAGCCATGTAAAGAGTATCCGGGTGAAATACTACATCATAAACCATGTGCCTCTCCGCCCGGGCGCCCATGTCTTCTCTCCCTGGCGCCAGACTGTATGGCAGAGACCACAGCTGCCCTGCTTTGCCGTCGCCCGCCTTCCCCGGTTTACAGACCGGCTTGCTCAGCAGGTCGTTGCTGCAGATGTTAACGAAGCATTTCTGAGCCCCGTTAACACTGGTTTTCAGTGCGTGGCCCGGCTGAGGGTGAATGAATTTCACACCCATGCCTCTCTCCTGCTCCATCATGGTAATTTCTTCttcgtatttttttttattctccggATTGGAGATTTCTTCAGCGTATTCGCGCAGCAGCTCTCTGAATTTCTCATCTTTGAACGCTTTGCTGAAGCGGTCTATTTCATCTGAGGTTAAATTTAAATCTTCCAGTTTTGAACCCGAACTCATCGCTGCTGACAGTTTACTTTctagtttgttgtttttttcacttgACAGTTTAAACTTCCCTTCTGTTTCAATTTACGCATATTCATCCGCCGCCGGATGGTCGCAGCTAATTTACATCATATAAACATAGGTAATAAAATATACTTAAACCATTTTGATTTATTACGTGATACAGAAAATCGATCAATCTgttataatgcattttttttaacttaataatGGTATAATTTCTGAATATTTTCCATCAAAATGGGTGTCTATTTTCTGATGACGAAAGTTCACTGCGACCGGGATATTAGGCTAGCTAAGGAGTAACACGGTCTTCTGTTTACGTTGCCATGGTAGCAGTGCAACGCTCTTCGTTGCTAGGGTAATCACGTGGTTGTGAAGGCAGGTCTTTCTCTGatgtcattttcatttgaaacacATTCATGTAAATGCCATTTCTTAATTGATATTTAATTTCCTATGACTCACATTTTCTAGAGAGCACAAACGAGGTTACAGAGACCCcatttgcatgtttatttatttgacgGTTTTAATTAAGTTTCGTGAAGGGCTTGTTTTAAACCCCATTGTGTTTAATCAAATCACGGTTGCAGGTTATTAAACTTTTTGACAGTCTGTCCAGGTTTAACCGAACAGTCTGTTGACACGGGATTTGATGGATCAAATAGTTGGCACAGGTACAGACAGAAGAGCCATCTGAGAGAATGCGAATACTGAGTTTAATTTTCAAATCAGTTCTTAACCCTAACGGGTCAAAGAGAACGGTTAATTTGTTTGAAAGAATGCGTCTTTCTAAACCTCTGTCAAATAGATTTATATTTATGAACCTGTTCTAGACTGCAATTTGATTTTTTCAACTCGGTCTACACATTTTCCATCcatacaaaatgttatttaatctTTTATCTAAGCTAATAAGTATAATTTAATAACATTTCATATAACAAAAAAGTAGAGTCTGCtacatgaacaaaaaaacaacacgtgttttctattgtttatttgttcagagtactgtatttatttatttttttaaagaggaagTGCCAACCACTTACAatgcaacagtaaacaaacacgCACTTGTTTGGTCTGTTTCCTGGTGGTAGCACAGCAGAGTGCACTGAATATTACATTACGAAAGAATGGATTAAACCGTCGCCCTGAAATCAATACTAGATTAATATATAATAACGGAACATGACTGTGCAGCACATAGCCTCCTGGAAGTCAGTTATGGCAGATTAAAGGGGGGGCCTGCAATGAGGGTAACCCGCAGGGCCATGTGAAGCAGATGATCTGGTGCAGTTGAACGCATGAAGGAGGGACTGCCTGGGGGCTTCTATGGCAGAGTGTACAATTTCAAATCAGTAACCAAATGAAAGTCATTACCTGGCAAGGCTCCTGTTCCAACGTCCAACTCACATCCCCACACAACCCTTAATTATGAAGCTGCAGAGGGTCTTTCTGCATGTCAGCCTGGGTTAGCATTCTGTCATTGCAATGTGTCCTAGCTGATCATCAGCGTGCAGGAGTAAGTGCTTCGTTTATTATGAATAATGTACATGGTTTTGTCAATTTGCTGATTATTTCCAGCTtgtatgttgtgttgtgtttaataGTCTCTCGTGGTGTATACGTTCTCGTGTTGGTTTTTGTTCCATGGAGTTTGGACTGGCCAGGCTGTTTCTGCATGTCTGATCTTGGGAGTTCTCAAAATGTTTCCCTCCAAGCATCCTTCTGTGTGACCCTTGGTAATATATATGCAACAGCACCACCTGCTGGTCTCACAGTTCTGCTCCCGGCAGTTTCCTGTTACTCGTGGGGTGTCCCAGCTCCAGTCCAAAATGAAATCTTGTCCTGAACTTTGTGAGAAAGTTTCGGCGGTAACCAGGACAGCTGTTCCTGAAGAAGCTTGGCATTTTTTCCCATGTAGTCTAAACACAACCTGTATCCGGAACAGAAGAGGGGATTGGAAGCTTCAAAAAGAAACAGACACAGTCAGGCACTGAGGCTGGCATGCTGTAGACACAGAACCTCTTGTGGAACCTGGACAGGAATCTCAAGCATGTCAGAGGAGCAGATACCCATTTCCATGCGACAGCTTGTCAAGGGGCTTAACGGATATGAATTACAGTCATGTCAGCCGTCTGGTCCGCATAACGACAACTCCAACACCACCTGAGCAGCCCTGTCTCATCGAATTACACACAGCAACAGTGCATGCGCTTCAATACAAACAAATTAAGAGAGAACGCTGCTGGTGGAaattttttaaaagttacagAATGATCTGTTACAATGTGAGTGAAGCCCAGGCAGCCAGCagtgcagtgacctccctggagAGCGTGTTTACTTTGCATGACTGTCATTTAATAAGGTTgcatctccttctccttctccctgccccccccccccctccactcccccccctccacacacatacactgtTCACTGCTAATACAGACAGCGCTCCCTCTGCAGCTCCCCATTCAACAGCTCGCTGCAGCGGTTCATTCACTGTGAGGCTGGGGCCTGTATTCCCCTGTTTAAGTGGCGTCAGTAATTTACTGTGTTCTGAAGTGCGAGTCAGACGGTGCAATAACAAGGGAGCGCTTTGAAGCGTTTGAAGCGTCTCTGCAGGTCGAACACAACAGAGCCAGCATCCTCACAAGAACCGAACCACACAGCGGTGCAGCACGCAGCTCCAGGGGGTTCATTCTGCTGTCTCTTACTGAAGCACAATACTTGCCTGAGCAGGGTGTAAGGCTGGGTTTGGAAGACCAGTAAATCATTGCAGTGGCCCTGGTAAAAAATGATGAGTGCATAGACAGTGTTTAGATTCAAAACACCTTTCCAAACAATTTACTGCTCCCTGCAGGAATGAAAACAAGCTTCCATTCTACTGACAGTGAAAAGGAACACTTACAAGTGAATTATTCACTCAAAACTAcaattgtggagtagtggttagggctctggactcttgactggagggtcgtgggttcaatccctggtaggggacactgctactgtacccttgagcaaggtactttacctagattgctccagtaaaaaccgaactgtataaatgggtaattgtatgtaaaaaataatgtgatatcttgtaacaattgtaagtcgccctggataagggcgtctgctaagaaataaataataataataataataataataataataataataatgacatctaCAGTATGCTAGCTTATTGCACTATAtcagtatttaatcatatctAATGCAGTAAAAGGCAGCCCGAAGATATCAGCATGCAACAATCTATTCATCTTGCATTTCTGTCACAACTATGCTGTGGATCCCTGATCAAGAAGCCATCCAGGGGTCTTTCCATACCACACCCATGTACAAGCATGCTTGCGTGAGCAAGACCATGCCAGATGTATGAGAGCACTCTGGTGAAGAAGAACTACTACAATATTGGGGAGATGTTTTGCTTACTCTGTCCACTGAAAGTATGTCATCCTggcttcctccaaaaacaaacaCTTCAGACTCCGGTCCTAGACAGGCGGTATGCCACAGCCTGCAGGGTCAACATACACTTACTCAAAACAGTGGCTGCACATTCCTATGAATTTCAATGCATTCACTGCTATCCCTGTGTGGTTCcacttgaattcattatgaattccaGTGCATTCACTGATATCCCTGTGCGGTTCCATTTTAATTCATTATGCTTCGTggttctattatttttttttttattatcttcagGACTAGAAACATCATTATGAAATAACAACGAGGCATTTGTTATTCACATGTTACTCCCATGCAATCCTACGAAGCCACAGTGTTGTTAGCTGTCACACTGTAATCTACAGTTCCATCTGATAAATGACAGTTCTATCGAGATACCCACACTGCAATGTCGGGATCATGTGATCTAGAGAAACACTGTGGAATACGGAGATCTATCTCAACATTATCATACCAGAACCAAATTGAAATGTTTAGGAACATTAATACCTTGTGATCGCAATGTAACCAGATTGGAATATAGAGCTACGACTGCTGATCAGTAATGCCATTTTAAATAATGGGTGTTATTATTTACCTTGGCTTATTCTTGGGTAAATGTTGAAGTTGGGTCCAGTTTTTTGTCTGGACATTAAACAACCAGCCATCGTCTGTAACAAAGTATTGGAATATTTGTGTCtgttacaaaaaaacattaattttattgtaagttaataataataataataataataataataataataataataataataataataataataataagcgttTTGCATTGAAGACATTTCTATCAGAAGCTATTGATATTAAAGTTACTTGCCTAGAGGTTCACTGTTTGCACTTAATCCACCGAATAAGAACATCATGCAATCAGATACTGTGGTCACGGTGTGCCAGGAGCGGCCAACAGGCCTTCTGACAGAAGAGTGAATTCTAAatgaatggagagagagagagagagagagagagagagagagagagagagagagagagaacagagaacAGAGAACAGAGAATTGAAAAACAGCAAGCAGCTCTATATCCAAgaagaatcaggatccaacagggcACTCATCAGGCACTAGAGATCCTGAATGGTCTTAAAAAATGACACCAAGATCATTACAATTTGAAAACgaaaggttatgaaaatcaactGCCTGTTACACATGACCTATGAAACGTATGTTACACATGACCTATGAAACGTATGTTACACATGACCTATGAAACGTATGTTACACATGTTagacatacaaaaaaaagaaacagggtaCTTACATGTTTGACCAAGTCCAGGTACCAAGGTCTAGACAGTGTATGTCATTAGTTCTGGTCCCCTAGTGTATAAAAATACATGTCATTCTTTAGCAGGTTACATCAGTAAAGTGCATAAAgaaatagtttcttttttttatacagaatTGTCAAGTACAACATTGCAGATGAATCTTTTGTAAAACTAAACTGTTTCTTCCTGGTATCTTTTCACATCCTGTATAGCAGCAACTATCACTTCTATCGTGTAGAGTCAGTGTaaccaaaatatcttcaacaGAAGACACAGCTAACAACAGGTAAGAGTTTAAACCTGGTTACCTTAATGCTTCCTTCGGTAGATCAGCACTCTCCCTCCAAACACAGAGCCTTTGAGCTGCACCTACCAGCACTATCCCTCCAAACACAGAGCCTTTGAGCTGCACCTACCAGCACTCTCCCTCCAAACACAGAGCCTTTGAGCTGCACCTACCAGCACTCTCCCTCCAAACACAGAGCCTTTGATCTGCACCTACCAGCACTCTCCCTCCAAACACAGAGCCTTTGAGCTGCACCTACCAGCACTCTCCCTCCAAACACAGAGCCTTTGAGCTGCACCTACCAGCACTCTCCCTCCAAACACAGAGCCTTTGAGCTGCACCTACCAGCACTCTCCCTCCAAACACACAGCCTTTGAGCTGCACCTATCAGCACTCTCCCTCCAAACACAGAGCCTTTGAGCTGCACCTACCAGCACTCTCCCTCCAAACACAGAGCCTTTGAGCTGCACCTACCAGCACCCTCCCTCCAAACACAGAGCCTTTGAGCTGCACCTACCAGCACTCTCCCTCCAAACACACAGCCTTTGAGCTGCACCTACCAGCACTCTCCCTCCAAACACACAGCCTTTGAGCTGCACCTACCAGCAATCTCCCTCCAAACACAGAGCCTTTGATCTGCACCTACCAGCACTCTCCCTCCAAACACACAGCCTTTGAGCTGCACCTACCAGCACTCTCCCTCCAAACACAGAGCCTTTGAGCTGCACCTACCAGCAATCTCCCTCCAAACACAGAGCCTTTGAGCTGCACCTACCAGCACTCTCCCTCCAAACACACAGCCTTTGAGCTGCACCTACCAGCACTCTCCCTCCAAACACAGAGCCTTTGAGCTGCACCTACCAGCACTCTCCCTCCAAACACATAGCCTTTGATGCCCAGGGTTGTGCCTGCATGGGCAGCTCGAGGTGCTGGGTGAGTGCCCTGAGAATAAAATACAACTTTTCAGACAGATAGAATCACTCCCTGTACCTACACAGAGAGAATCACTCCCTGTACCCACACAGAGAGAATCACTCCCTGTACCCACACAGAGAGAATCACTCCCTGTACCCACACAGAGAGAATCACTCCCTGTACCCACACAGAGAGAATCACTCCCTGTACCCACACAGAGAGAATCACTCCCTGTACCCACACAGAGAGAATCACTCCCTGTACCCACACAGAGAGAATCACTCCCTGTACCCACACAGAGAGAATCACTCCCTGTACCCACACAGAGAGAATCACTCCAGCCAGGTCATCAGCTCTCAGTAAGAAATGAATTTCTCTCTGCATGAGGATTTCTTTAACTTCTAACTTGATAACATCTGATCTGCTGTCAAAATGACTGAGACTAGGTTATTTATACTGCCCCTAAATCAAATGACTGTCCTAACCAAACAAGCCCAGCAGCGAAACCTCCTCTTTTTCACAGCAGGGTCCTGTCAGACTCCAGATTACCCAGTGggtcaggcgcactgatttaaaAACACACGCTGCTTTGGGAATCAGTTACCGCTGCCATGCCTCTAGTCTCAGTAAAACGATGCCTGGCTTCCCCCTCATGAAAAACATTTCCGTTCGCTTACTTGTGTGACTGGCTGGGTCCAGGTTTCTGTAGCGGGGTCCAAGACATGCACTTCATTATTCCACCCCCAAAACATCTCCCCCACCTGCAAGAGTGACGTGAAAGTGCACTGCAGTCAGCATGCTGGGAATGGCTGCTGATTCATGAAGGGAACAGCAAGCTGTCATTGATACAAGGAGCTGTGGAGACTCGTTACCCAAGACACCTCGTCTGTGCAGAAGCTCATGGAGTCACTCAGTTCATTCAGTTTCTTGCAGCCATAACCACCGAAGTAgataatcctaaaaaaaaaaaaaaaaaaaaggggctcCTTAACCCTTCATGTGCTGTTCCCtatatttattaatgcattcattcattcatttatttatttatttagcgctttttattattattattattattattattattattattattattattattattattattatttatttcttagtagacgcccttatccagggcgacttacaattgttacaagatatcacattatttttacatacaattccccatttatacagttgggtttttactggagcaatctaggtaaagtaccttgctcaagggtacagcagcagtgtcctccacctgggattgaacccacgaccctccggtcaagagtccagagccctaaccactactccacactgctgccaaaagcactgtacagtacatagcagaaaagagcacaaaccacaatacatttgtatagcatgtcacacgtacaactgccacaatcagaccatttaaataggaggc
The Acipenser ruthenus chromosome 18, fAciRut3.2 maternal haplotype, whole genome shotgun sequence DNA segment above includes these coding regions:
- the LOC117417573 gene encoding kelch domain-containing protein 1-like isoform X4; this encodes MAVYTVVALRCFLMAESQRMVAEERSGHCAVVDGNCLYVWGGYMSIAENEVYLPSDEIWTYDTDMGIWETHSMEGDIPPPMSGSCEACLNGVMYIFGGYDDNGYTNQLYCVNLKDNNGKFTWKKITNFKGCPPTPRDKLSCWVYDNRIIYFGGYGCKKLNELSDSMSFCTDEVGEMFWGWNNEVHVLDPATETWTQPVTQGTRTNDIHCLDLGTWTWSNIIHSSVRRPVGRSWHTVTTVSDCMMFLFGGLSANSEPLDDGWLFNVQTKNWTQLQHLPKNKPRLWHTACLGPESEVFVFGGSQDDILSVDRVVFRLHGKKCQASSGTAVLVTAETFSQSSGQDFILDWSWDTPRVTGNCREQNCETSRWCCCIYITKGHTEGCLEGNILRTPKIRHAETAWPVQTPWNKNQHENVYTTRDY
- the LOC117417573 gene encoding kelch domain-containing protein 1-like isoform X2, which translates into the protein MAVYTVVALRCFLMAESQRMVAEERSGHCAVVDGNCLYVWGGYMSIAENEVYLPSDEIWTYDTDMGIWETHSMEGDIPPPMSGSCEACLNGVMYIFGGYDDNGYTNQLYCVNLKDNNGKFTWKKITNFKGCPPTPRDKLSCWVYDNRIIYFGGYGCKKLNELSDSMSFCTDEVGEMFWGWNNEVHVLDPATETWTQPVTQGTHPAPRAAHAGTTLGIKGYVFGGRVLGTRTNDIHCLDLGTWTWSNIIHSSVRRPVGRSWHTVTTVSDCMMFLFGGLSANSEPLDDGWLFNVQTKNWTQLQHLPKNKPRLWHTACLGPESEVFVFGGSQDDILSVDRVVFRLHGKKCQASSGTAVLVTAETFSQSSGQDFILDWSWDTPRVTGNCREQNCETSRWCCCIYITKGHTEGCLEGNILRTPKIRHAETAWPVQTPWNKNQHENVYTTRDY
- the LOC117417573 gene encoding kelch domain-containing protein 1-like isoform X6, yielding MEGDIPPPMSGSCEACLNGVMYIFGGYDDNGYTNQLYCVNLKDNNGKFTWKKITNFKGCPPTPRDKLSCWVYDNRIIYFGGYGCKKLNELSDSMSFCTDEVSWVGEMFWGWNNEVHVLDPATETWTQPVTQGTHPAPRAAHAGTTLGIKGYVFGGRVLGTRTNDIHCLDLGTWTWSNIIHSSVRRPVGRSWHTVTTVSDCMMFLFGGLSANSEPLDDGWLFNVQTKNWTQLQHLPKNKPRLWHTACLGPESEVFVFGGSQDDILSVDRVVFRLHGKKCQASSGTAVLVTAETFSQSSGQDFILDWSWDTPRVTGNCREQNCETSRWCCCIYITKGHTEGCLEGNILRTPKIRHAETAWPVQTPWNKNQHENVYTTRDY
- the LOC117417573 gene encoding kelch domain-containing protein 1-like isoform X1, translated to MAVYTVVALRCFLMAESQRMVAEERSGHCAVVDGNCLYVWGGYMSIAENEVYLPSDEIWTYDTDMGIWETHSMEGDIPPPMSGSCEACLNGVMYIFGGYDDNGYTNQLYCVNLKDNNGKFTWKKITNFKGCPPTPRDKLSCWVYDNRIIYFGGYGCKKLNELSDSMSFCTDEVSWVGEMFWGWNNEVHVLDPATETWTQPVTQGTHPAPRAAHAGTTLGIKGYVFGGRVLGTRTNDIHCLDLGTWTWSNIIHSSVRRPVGRSWHTVTTVSDCMMFLFGGLSANSEPLDDGWLFNVQTKNWTQLQHLPKNKPRLWHTACLGPESEVFVFGGSQDDILSVDRVVFRLHGKKCQASSGTAVLVTAETFSQSSGQDFILDWSWDTPRVTGNCREQNCETSRWCCCIYITKGHTEGCLEGNILRTPKIRHAETAWPVQTPWNKNQHENVYTTRDY
- the LOC117417573 gene encoding kelch domain-containing protein 1-like isoform X3 — encoded protein: MAVYTVVALRCFLMAESQRMVAEERSGHCAVVDGNCLYVWGGYMSIAENEVYLPSDEIWTYDTDMGIWETHSMEGDIPPPMSGSCEACLNGVMYIFGGYDDNGYTNQLYCVNLKDNNGKFTWKKITNFKGCPPTPRDKLSCWVYDNRIIYFGGYGCKKLNELSDSMSFCTDEVSWVGEMFWGWNNEVHVLDPATETWTQPVTQGTRTNDIHCLDLGTWTWSNIIHSSVRRPVGRSWHTVTTVSDCMMFLFGGLSANSEPLDDGWLFNVQTKNWTQLQHLPKNKPRLWHTACLGPESEVFVFGGSQDDILSVDRVVFRLHGKKCQASSGTAVLVTAETFSQSSGQDFILDWSWDTPRVTGNCREQNCETSRWCCCIYITKGHTEGCLEGNILRTPKIRHAETAWPVQTPWNKNQHENVYTTRDY